From Bradysia coprophila strain Holo2 unplaced genomic scaffold, BU_Bcop_v1 contig_324, whole genome shotgun sequence, the proteins below share one genomic window:
- the LOC119079501 gene encoding uncharacterized protein LOC119079501: MDAERCVMVEASNHLAKSSSSLHSPVNIQTGLNDDCLQEIFRHLDTLTDFVNVAAVCQRFRQNAMHCYPLRFRRINISNDNRKSSVHPHSISSCLRIFGHLIKSIDLICNNFDFERDDDNQKEYNFIEPSKFRKIDLLKLISDYCGDNLVELQISEGTDVVFNISRSSQFQVLQRLLIIYTKNVRLAAFKELKCLKLIANDSINFDCVDYQFPKLTDIQFHLIRVLDESLFIDFLTANPQIQNIRISGCQSLSSRILQNIENLQPNLQHLVYSTTPGDVGIEDNVLHLTKLANLKSLTVQGFHPIYNLINLLADREVPIEHLKISFSDAVKAMSSLTKLRSLFVRFCDKETAYYLINNMPALKEIGKIRVEHLWDVIEILRTSKQLTVIDFIVVNEVNVDVNRYNSILNLVKNRVKITVRTNGQLDVHQNILDLNAEWLLWKATNNDD, from the coding sequence ATGGACGCAGAACGATGTGTTATGGTCGAAGCGAGTAACCACTTGGcaaaatcatcatcgtctCTACACTCACCAGTAAATATCCAAACTGGGCTCAACGACGATTGCTTGCAGGAAATTTTCAGACATTTGGATACATTAACAGATTTCGTGAACGTGGCCGCAGTATGTCAAAGATTCCGACAAAATGCGATGCACTGTTATCCATTGCGCTTCAGACGTATCAATATTTCAAACGATAATCGCAAGTCTTCTGTTCATCCACACAGTATATCAAGTTGCTTACGGATATTCGGTCATTTGATCAAGTCAATCGACTTGATTTGCAACAACTTTGATTTCGAAAGAGATGATGATAACCAAAAAGAATACAACTTCATAGAACCTTCTAAGTttcgaaaaatcgatctgCTCAAATTGATTTCTGATTACTGTGGAGATAATTTGGTCGAGTTGCAAATTTCAGAAGGAACTGATGTGGTCTTCAATATATCAAGAAGTTCTCAATTCCAAGTTCTGCAGAGACTACTCATAATATATACCAAAAATGTTAGATTAGCTGCATTCAAAGAACTGAAATGTTTGAAGTTAATTGCAAACGATTCCATAAATTTCGATTGTGTCGATTACCAATTTCCGAAATTAACGGACattcaattccatttaatACGAGTCCTGGACGAGTCCTTGTTTATCGATTTTCTAACGGCAAATccacaaattcaaaatattcgtaTTTCTGGTTGTCAATCGCTGTCTAGTCGCATTCTTCAAAACATCGAAAATCTACAACCGAACCTCCAGCACTTAGTCTATTCAACGACCCCAGGAGACGTCGGTATTGAAGACAATGTTTTGCATTTGACTAAATTGGCAAATTTAAAGAGTCTGACTGTGCAAGGCTTTCATCCAATTTATAATCTTATTAACCTGCTCGCTGATCGAGAAGTACCAATTGagcatttgaaaatttctttttccgaTGCCGTCAAAGCTATGTCCAGTTTGACTAAGCTCCGCTCATTGTTCGTCCGTTTTTGTGATAAGGAAACAGCATATTATTTGATTAACAATATGCCTGCTCTGAAAGAAATTGGCAAAATTCGAGTTGAACATCTATGGGATgtaattgaaatattgagAACATCCAAACAGCTGACGGttatcgattttattgttgtaaACGAAGTAAACGTCGATGTGAATCGTTACAATTCGATTTTGAATCTTGTTAAAAATCGAGTAAAAATTACAGTAAGGACCAATGGCCAACTTGATGTTCATCAAAACATCCTCGATTTGAACGCAGAATGGTTGTTGTGGAAAGCAACCAATAATGATGACTGA